One genomic window of [Clostridium] scindens ATCC 35704 includes the following:
- a CDS encoding MerR family transcriptional regulator, translated as MEHGYTVTQLADIAGISPRTLRYYDQIGLLVPRRAPDSGYRIYGKEEVDVLWQILFFRRMGLELSTIEGFIKDPAFNQLEALRAHLDHLYKEEQNLRLLIETVKKTIQMEEGKIRMTDQEKFAALKKELIEENEEKYGKEIREKYGDSTIENSNQNMLNLTSKEYYAMKELEGKILAALKDAVTSGASASDAVGRDIAMMHKEWLSYTWPSYDPKAHLGLAEMYVADERFQSYYDKELSGCAKFLRDAICAHIA; from the coding sequence ATGGAACATGGCTATACGGTTACCCAGCTAGCTGACATTGCCGGCATCAGCCCCCGCACCCTGCGCTACTATGACCAGATCGGGCTCCTTGTACCCAGACGCGCCCCGGACTCGGGCTACCGCATATATGGCAAGGAAGAGGTTGACGTACTTTGGCAGATACTGTTCTTCAGGCGTATGGGACTGGAACTTTCCACGATTGAAGGATTTATCAAGGATCCTGCCTTCAACCAGCTGGAAGCGCTACGGGCGCATCTTGACCATTTATACAAGGAGGAGCAGAATCTAAGGCTTCTGATTGAAACTGTGAAAAAGACGATTCAAATGGAAGAAGGGAAGATACGCATGACAGACCAGGAAAAATTTGCTGCGCTGAAAAAGGAATTAATCGAAGAAAACGAAGAGAAATATGGAAAGGAAATCCGCGAAAAATACGGTGACAGCACGATTGAGAACAGCAATCAAAACATGCTAAATCTAACATCAAAGGAGTATTATGCCATGAAAGAATTAGAAGGAAAGATCCTCGCGGCGCTGAAAGACGCCGTAACTTCCGGCGCGTCTGCGTCAGATGCCGTCGGCAGGGATATTGCCATGATGCACAAAGAGTGGCTGTCTTACACATGGCCATCCTATGACCCCAAGGCTCATCTGGGGCTGGCGGAAATGTACGTGGCAGATGAGCGGTTTCAATCCTATTATGACAAAGAACTCTCGGGATGCGCCAAGTTTCTTCGGGACGCCATCTGCGCCCACATAGCATGA
- the trxA gene encoding thioredoxin, which translates to MAATHLTKETFNEEVLQAKEPVLVDFWATWCGPCQMVLPIIEELAGEVKDAKICKVNVDEQPELAKEYRVMSIPTLMVFRDGKPVKREVGAKSKAEILEMLK; encoded by the coding sequence ATGGCAGCAACTCATTTGACAAAGGAAACATTTAACGAGGAAGTATTACAGGCGAAGGAGCCGGTGCTGGTTGATTTCTGGGCTACCTGGTGCGGACCATGCCAGATGGTACTACCAATCATAGAAGAATTGGCAGGAGAGGTCAAAGACGCGAAGATCTGCAAGGTGAATGTGGACGAGCAGCCGGAACTGGCCAAAGAGTACAGGGTAATGTCGATACCGACTCTTATGGTATTCAGAGACGGCAAGCCGGTGAAAAGAGAAGTTGGGGCAAAGTCCAAAGCAGAGATATTAGAGATGTTAAAATAA
- a CDS encoding RNA polymerase sigma factor: protein MKLEFDEIYKRFFKDVYLFVLSMSKDPHTAEEITQDTFFKALKEIKHFQGNCSVKSWLCQIAKNLYISYTRKKKAVHTDSLEQFPDDSDIESMCIRKDEALSIYKILHCLEEPYKEVFILRVLGDLSFREIGEIFGKQETWARVTYHRARLKIKEVMI from the coding sequence ATGAAACTGGAATTTGATGAAATATATAAGCGCTTTTTCAAGGATGTGTATCTGTTCGTGCTTTCTATGAGCAAGGATCCGCATACCGCGGAAGAGATTACCCAGGATACTTTCTTCAAGGCGCTTAAGGAAATCAAGCATTTCCAGGGAAACTGTTCCGTCAAGTCCTGGCTGTGCCAGATTGCCAAGAATCTATACATCTCCTACACGCGCAAGAAAAAGGCGGTCCATACGGACAGTCTTGAACAGTTTCCCGATGACTCGGATATTGAAAGCATGTGCATCCGCAAAGACGAAGCCCTATCGATTTATAAGATTCTGCACTGCCTGGAGGAACCTTATAAAGAGGTATTCATCCTTCGCGTTCTGGGAGACTTAAGTTTCCGGGAGATCGGTGAAATCTTCGGCAAGCAAGAGACCTGGGCCAGAGTCACTTATCACCGTGCCAGGCTGAAAATCAAGGAGGTAATGATATGA
- a CDS encoding zf-HC2 domain-containing protein: protein MNKADCDIIKDLLPLYEDNICSEKSKDLIEEHLIECEDCREYLDSLHEELPPIEPSSEDAVIDETRFIKRIQRKIARQKLLACGILLLTVLAFCTIRDNTLIGEGIQKLPLFDKRIAVDYIEPTQLYRLKDGRIFCTLKSEKPFSISSYWIDVSPKYYDQPCDDGKTILSLERSRWEEFWSSSASFTEMSYVLPLKEEVDSAASIDEENQTVIHYSTSIYYEGKRGERKLIWKEGQKIKDAPLSVEKRVAAEESGKPNEDYGPEENVLIFDFRE from the coding sequence ATGAATAAGGCAGACTGCGATATAATTAAAGATCTGCTGCCGCTTTATGAAGATAATATCTGCAGCGAGAAAAGCAAAGACCTGATTGAAGAGCATCTTATAGAATGCGAAGACTGCCGGGAGTATCTGGATTCCCTCCACGAAGAACTGCCGCCTATTGAGCCTTCTTCTGAGGACGCGGTCATAGACGAGACTCGATTCATCAAGCGGATCCAGCGCAAGATCGCGCGCCAGAAATTGCTGGCCTGTGGAATCCTTCTGCTGACAGTTCTGGCATTCTGCACTATCCGGGATAATACTCTAATCGGCGAAGGCATCCAAAAACTGCCTTTATTTGACAAGCGTATTGCTGTCGATTACATCGAGCCAACCCAGTTATACCGGCTGAAAGACGGGCGCATCTTCTGTACGCTTAAGAGCGAGAAGCCTTTTAGCATCTCATCCTACTGGATAGATGTATCACCCAAATATTATGACCAGCCTTGTGATGACGGCAAGACGATCCTTTCACTGGAACGATCCAGATGGGAGGAATTCTGGTCCAGCAGCGCCTCTTTCACGGAGATGTCTTATGTACTGCCGCTTAAGGAAGAAGTGGACTCTGCCGCCTCCATAGATGAAGAGAACCAAACCGTAATCCATTACAGCACTTCCATCTATTATGAAGGCAAAAGAGGCGAGCGGAAACTTATCTGGAAAGAAGGCCAGAAGATCAAGGATGCCCCTCTGTCTGTTGAAAAGAGAGTCGCTGCTGAAGAAAGCGGAAAGCCAAATGAAGACTATGGCCCGGAAGAAAATGTGCTCATCTTTGATTTTAGAGAATAG
- a CDS encoding KamA family radical SAM protein, translated as MRWEEILAGNVTTLDELSASIPQINEYGDIASKVLNKYPMSIPRYYLSLVNPDDANDPIRKMCIPSFLEMDLAGTFDTSGESSNTKLQGLQHKYPQTVLMLSTNRCAMYCRYCFRKRMVGSGTQEVVADIKEAISYILKHEEITNVLISGGDSFLLDTDIIREYLDSLSAIGHLDYIRFGTKTPVVFPQRILEDSRLQDILREYGHKKQIYIVTQFNHPRELTEDSISAVRCLQGLGLIVKNQTVLLKGVNDCPETLARLFRRFTELGIIPYYIFQCRPVTGVMNQFQVPLQAGYDIIEQAKAMQNGNGKCFRFVLSNPDGKIEILGRTADGQMVFKYHQAKDPDNLGRVFQREVGPDICWIE; from the coding sequence ATGAGATGGGAAGAAATACTGGCAGGCAATGTCACTACTTTGGATGAATTATCAGCATCGATCCCACAGATCAATGAATATGGAGATATTGCGTCAAAAGTGCTGAACAAATATCCTATGTCCATTCCACGTTACTATCTGTCCCTTGTCAATCCAGATGATGCCAATGACCCTATCCGGAAGATGTGCATTCCCTCCTTCCTGGAAATGGATCTTGCCGGCACATTCGACACCAGCGGCGAAAGTTCCAATACAAAACTGCAGGGACTCCAGCATAAGTATCCGCAAACGGTACTGATGCTTTCCACGAACCGCTGCGCCATGTACTGCAGATACTGCTTTCGCAAGCGTATGGTAGGAAGCGGCACGCAAGAGGTCGTGGCAGATATCAAGGAGGCCATATCCTATATCCTGAAACATGAGGAAATTACCAATGTTCTCATCTCAGGGGGCGATTCTTTCCTACTGGATACGGACATCATCCGGGAATACCTGGATTCTCTATCTGCTATTGGCCATCTTGATTATATCCGCTTTGGAACCAAGACCCCTGTCGTCTTCCCACAGCGTATACTGGAAGATAGCAGATTGCAGGACATTCTTCGGGAATATGGACACAAGAAGCAGATCTATATCGTGACACAGTTCAATCACCCCAGAGAATTAACAGAAGATTCTATAAGTGCCGTAAGATGCCTGCAAGGCCTCGGCCTGATCGTCAAAAACCAGACGGTTCTTTTAAAAGGAGTCAATGACTGTCCTGAAACACTTGCCCGGCTTTTCCGGCGCTTCACAGAACTTGGAATCATTCCTTACTACATCTTCCAGTGCAGGCCGGTGACCGGTGTGATGAACCAATTTCAGGTTCCCTTACAGGCTGGCTATGATATCATAGAGCAGGCGAAGGCCATGCAGAATGGCAATGGGAAATGTTTCCGCTTCGTTCTGTCTAATCCGGACGGCAAGATTGAGATTCTTGGACGGACCGCTGACGGACAGATGGTGTTCAAATATCATCAGGCCAAGGATCCTGATAATCTGGGACGGGTGTTTCAAAGAGAGGTTGGGCCGGATATCTGCTGGATCGAGTAG
- a CDS encoding NUDIX domain-containing protein — MKLSTLCYIEQDGRYLMLHRTVKKNDVNKDKWIGVGGHFEQDESPEECLLREVWEETGYTLTSYRYRGLVTFVSGNGVTEYMSLFTADGFIGEPIPCDEGELEWVDIEDVWNLNIWEGDKIFFRLMDEEEDFFSLKLVYDGQEKLVSAALNGKPMELFDILNPDGSKTGIVRERGVAHREGSLHATAHIWVVRKNLKSGYDVLLQKRSACKDSNPGCYDISSAGHVTSGDTVIESAIREMKEELGITASEEELHYVGVHHGAFEDVFYGRMFRDNELSSVYVYIEPVDIEELTLQESEVEEVIWMDYEESMQKVREGTLPNCIYEDEFRMVGEYLKEYFPE, encoded by the coding sequence ATGAAACTAAGCACGCTATGTTACATCGAGCAGGACGGGCGTTATCTGATGCTGCACCGTACCGTAAAGAAAAACGATGTAAATAAAGATAAATGGATTGGCGTAGGGGGTCACTTCGAACAGGATGAAAGCCCGGAAGAGTGCCTGCTAAGAGAAGTATGGGAAGAGACCGGGTACACGCTTACGTCCTACCGTTACAGAGGGCTTGTAACTTTCGTATCCGGCAATGGGGTTACCGAATACATGTCCCTGTTTACCGCGGACGGCTTTATAGGCGAGCCGATTCCATGTGATGAGGGGGAATTGGAATGGGTGGACATTGAAGATGTATGGAACTTAAATATCTGGGAAGGGGACAAGATCTTCTTCCGGCTGATGGATGAAGAAGAGGATTTCTTTTCTTTAAAACTGGTTTATGACGGACAAGAAAAGCTGGTATCTGCCGCGTTGAACGGAAAGCCTATGGAATTGTTCGATATACTTAATCCGGACGGCTCTAAGACTGGAATCGTAAGAGAGAGGGGCGTTGCCCACCGGGAAGGAAGCCTTCATGCCACTGCGCACATCTGGGTGGTAAGAAAGAACCTAAAGAGCGGGTATGACGTACTGCTTCAAAAAAGAAGCGCTTGCAAGGATTCCAATCCGGGATGCTATGACATCTCGTCCGCAGGCCATGTGACTTCGGGAGATACGGTGATAGAATCAGCAATCAGGGAGATGAAAGAGGAACTTGGCATTACGGCGTCAGAAGAAGAACTGCATTATGTAGGCGTGCATCATGGAGCCTTTGAAGATGTATTCTACGGCAGGATGTTCCGGGATAACGAACTTAGTTCGGTCTATGTGTATATAGAGCCCGTAGATATAGAGGAACTGACTCTGCAGGAGTCAGAAGTAGAAGAAGTCATCTGGATGGATTACGAAGAAAGCATGCAAAAGGTTCGGGAAGGAACTCTTCCGAATTGCATATATGAAGATGAATTCAGAATGGTAGGAGAGTATCTGAAAGAGTATTTTCCAGAGTAG
- a CDS encoding S8 family peptidase, with protein sequence MASQKIEDQLNLAIDATEEEREKSLDLDVGYNPIDREWDLIIKYSGSLERVRALASQVVELLNEYAIITILESRIDELAQLVEVEYIEKPKRLFFQVANGRRVSCIDSVQDTRFALYGQGILVAVIDSGIDYASQDFRETDGTTRIRALWDQSLAPGEGRTPPEGYAIGAEYTQEQINEALRQPTVQERRRLVPSVDTSGHGTAVAGIAAGNGRNSGGQYAGVASESQLLVVKLGNPRQEGFPRTTELMQGIDYAIRKSLEFRMPVAINISFGNTYGPHDGTSLLERFIDDISNIWKNSICIGTGNEAASAGHTSGMLREDEETIIQLAVQNSQPALNIQIWKEYTDVVDISIVNPSGVAVGPFKEILGPQRYTTGQTEILLYYGEPSPYSTSQEIYIDMIPRDGYISGGIWQIVLSPRRIVSGEFEMWLPSESVLNQGTGFLFPTDSTTLTIPSTASRAISVGAYNALTFSYADFSGRGYTREQQLVKPDIVAPGVSVTSVMVGGGYGQFTGTSFATPFVTGGAALLMEWGIVRGNDNYLYGEKVKAYLRRGARPLPGFTQYPNPQVGYGALCVRDSLPI encoded by the coding sequence ATGGCAAGTCAGAAGATTGAGGACCAGCTAAATCTGGCGATAGATGCCACGGAAGAAGAACGGGAGAAATCTCTGGACCTGGATGTAGGATATAATCCAATTGACAGGGAATGGGATCTGATCATCAAATACTCAGGAAGCCTGGAACGGGTGAGAGCCCTGGCAAGCCAAGTCGTGGAACTGTTGAACGAATATGCAATCATTACCATCCTGGAATCCAGGATTGACGAACTTGCGCAGCTGGTGGAAGTAGAATATATTGAGAAGCCCAAAAGGCTGTTCTTTCAAGTTGCAAACGGAAGACGGGTATCCTGTATCGATTCGGTGCAGGATACCCGCTTTGCGCTATATGGACAGGGCATTCTTGTCGCAGTCATAGATTCCGGGATCGATTATGCCAGCCAGGATTTTCGGGAGACGGATGGAACCACAAGAATACGGGCGCTGTGGGACCAGTCCCTGGCACCAGGAGAGGGAAGGACGCCGCCGGAAGGATACGCCATTGGCGCGGAATATACGCAGGAGCAGATTAACGAGGCGCTTAGACAGCCGACTGTGCAGGAGCGAAGAAGACTGGTTCCAAGCGTAGATACCTCTGGGCATGGGACGGCGGTAGCGGGAATCGCGGCAGGAAATGGAAGGAATAGCGGCGGCCAGTATGCAGGCGTTGCCTCTGAAAGCCAGTTGCTGGTGGTGAAACTTGGGAATCCCAGGCAGGAGGGATTTCCACGGACTACGGAACTGATGCAGGGAATTGATTATGCCATCCGAAAATCTCTGGAATTTCGGATGCCGGTAGCGATTAATATCAGTTTTGGAAATACATACGGCCCCCATGACGGGACATCGCTTTTAGAACGGTTTATTGACGACATCTCCAACATCTGGAAGAACAGCATCTGTATCGGGACAGGGAATGAGGCGGCGAGCGCGGGCCATACTTCCGGCATGCTCCGGGAAGATGAGGAGACGATTATCCAGCTGGCGGTACAGAATAGCCAGCCAGCGCTAAATATACAGATATGGAAAGAATACACGGACGTGGTGGACATCTCCATCGTCAACCCTTCCGGAGTGGCGGTAGGGCCATTTAAGGAAATATTGGGCCCTCAAAGATATACGACAGGCCAGACGGAAATCCTGCTCTATTATGGGGAGCCCAGCCCTTACAGCACGTCCCAGGAAATCTATATTGATATGATTCCAAGAGACGGGTATATCTCAGGGGGCATCTGGCAGATCGTACTGTCTCCAAGGCGTATCGTATCCGGAGAATTTGAAATGTGGCTTCCAAGTGAATCTGTGCTTAACCAGGGAACCGGCTTTTTATTTCCGACGGACAGCACAACGCTTACGATCCCATCTACTGCCAGCAGGGCGATTTCAGTGGGCGCCTACAATGCGCTGACATTTTCCTATGCTGATTTTTCCGGAAGGGGATATACCCGGGAACAGCAGCTGGTGAAGCCGGATATCGTTGCGCCGGGAGTAAGCGTCACCTCTGTTATGGTCGGAGGAGGCTACGGACAGTTTACCGGGACCTCCTTTGCGACGCCATTTGTGACGGGAGGCGCGGCGCTTCTGATGGAGTGGGGAATTGTAAGGGGCAACGATAATTACCTGTATGGGGAGAAAGTAAAGGCCTATTTAAGGCGCGGCGCAAGGCCTCTGCCGGGATTCACCCAGTATCCCAATCCTCAGGTGGGATATGGGGCGCTCTGCGTAAGAGATAGCCTGCCAATTTAA
- the rbr gene encoding rubrerythrin, giving the protein MAIDFKESKTRENLMRAFAGESQARNRYTIAAEVAREQGLFAVNQVFLFTADQERAHAKRFYDLLKNLSGTTIHIDGGYPVDHFDSVSELLKAAEHNEMEEYEDVYQNFGDVAKEEGFIEVASAFYQIARVEQTHAKRFGKLACMLENNQYFESKEDEYWMCLNCGHIHKGKLVPEVCPVCRHERGYFIPASMAPYFECEFIK; this is encoded by the coding sequence ATGGCTATTGATTTTAAAGAAAGTAAGACAAGAGAGAATCTGATGAGAGCATTCGCCGGGGAGAGCCAGGCAAGAAACCGCTATACGATAGCAGCCGAGGTTGCAAGAGAACAGGGACTATTTGCCGTCAACCAGGTATTTCTCTTTACTGCGGATCAAGAGCGCGCTCATGCAAAGCGCTTCTATGATCTGCTTAAGAACCTTTCGGGAACAACCATCCATATTGACGGAGGCTACCCGGTAGACCATTTTGACAGCGTGAGCGAACTGTTGAAAGCCGCAGAGCATAACGAGATGGAAGAGTATGAGGATGTGTACCAAAACTTCGGAGATGTAGCCAAAGAAGAAGGCTTCATAGAAGTGGCATCCGCGTTCTACCAGATCGCGAGGGTAGAGCAGACGCATGCAAAGCGGTTTGGCAAACTGGCCTGCATGCTGGAGAACAATCAGTATTTTGAAAGCAAAGAAGATGAGTACTGGATGTGCCTGAACTGCGGGCATATTCATAAGGGAAAACTGGTTCCGGAAGTATGCCCGGTATGCCGCCACGAACGTGGATACTTTATACCAGCAAGCATGGCTCCATATTTTGAATGCGAGTTTATCAAATAA
- a CDS encoding glycosyltransferase family 2 protein, with amino-acid sequence MKYISFAIPCYNSQDYMAHAIESILPGGDEVEIIIVNDGSKDKTSQIAHEYMDKYPDIIKVIDKENGGHGDAVNAGLANASGKYFKVVDSDDWVDEEALHKILMLLRHLEEDNEQIDMLISNYVYEKAGVTHKKCIHYRNVLPQDEVFRWDDIGHFRLDQYILMHSVIYRTDMLKLSQMRLPKHTFYVDNIYVYYPLPHVRKIYYLDVDFYRYFIGREDQSVNEKVMIARVDQQIFVTKTMIDMYQLKKVTSKKLRQYMINYLAIMMTVSSILLIRSKEKENLEKKKELWLYLKKRDMKTYIKIRYGILGQTMNIPGKSGRKISSLAYTVARRIIGFN; translated from the coding sequence ATGAAGTATATTTCATTTGCTATCCCATGCTATAATTCCCAGGATTACATGGCCCATGCCATTGAAAGCATCCTGCCGGGCGGGGATGAGGTAGAGATTATTATTGTAAATGATGGTTCTAAAGATAAAACTTCGCAGATTGCCCATGAGTACATGGACAAGTATCCGGATATAATCAAAGTAATCGATAAAGAGAATGGAGGGCATGGCGACGCGGTCAACGCCGGACTTGCCAATGCCAGTGGAAAGTATTTTAAGGTTGTGGACAGTGATGACTGGGTGGATGAGGAGGCGCTGCATAAGATATTGATGCTGCTGCGCCATCTGGAGGAGGACAATGAGCAGATTGACATGCTGATTTCCAACTATGTCTATGAAAAAGCGGGGGTCACCCATAAAAAATGCATACATTACAGGAACGTCCTTCCGCAGGACGAGGTGTTCCGCTGGGATGATATCGGACATTTCAGGCTGGATCAGTATATTCTGATGCATTCTGTCATATACCGGACGGACATGCTCAAACTGAGCCAGATGAGACTGCCGAAGCATACCTTCTATGTGGATAACATCTATGTATACTATCCCCTTCCTCATGTACGCAAGATATACTATCTGGATGTGGATTTTTACAGGTACTTTATTGGAAGAGAGGACCAGTCCGTCAATGAGAAGGTGATGATCGCAAGGGTGGACCAGCAGATATTCGTAACCAAGACTATGATAGACATGTACCAGCTTAAAAAGGTGACCAGCAAGAAGCTGAGGCAGTATATGATAAATTACCTGGCAATCATGATGACGGTATCTTCGATTCTTTTGATCCGTTCAAAGGAGAAGGAGAATCTGGAGAAGAAAAAGGAATTGTGGCTGTATCTGAAGAAGCGGGATATGAAGACCTACATTAAGATCCGCTACGGAATCCTGGGGCAGACCATGAATATCCCGGGCAAGTCGGGCAGGAAGATCTCCTCGCTGGCCTATACGGTTGCAAGAAGAATTATTGGATTTAATTAA
- a CDS encoding 6-phosphofructokinase yields MTKNIIVGQSGGPTAVINGSLYGVVAEGLKHPDRIGRVYGMINGIEGFLQGHMMDIGSLDQTNELEMVRTTPGAYLGSCRYKLPESLEDAVYPQLFQKFEELGIGYFFYIGGNDSMDTVSKLSRYAQTIGSDIRFIGVPKTIDNDLVETDHTPGYGSAAKYVATVVREISADATVYDNKQSVTIVEIMGRHAGWLTAASILARKFEGDNPVLIYVPEVAFDQEAFIAKVTESLKHTPNLVVCISEGIHDEDGTFICEYSSEVGTDTFGHKMLTGSGKYLENLVKERLGVKVRSIELNVCQRCSCAHLSRVDLDESENAGIFAVLSALAGETGKMINFIRNKSVPYELSYGTADVNIICNQEKTVPLEWIIADGSDISNEFIDYVRPLTQGFVELPTKNGIPLFAYRK; encoded by the coding sequence ATGACAAAAAATATTATCGTCGGACAATCGGGCGGGCCTACCGCCGTAATCAATGGAAGCCTGTACGGAGTCGTTGCAGAAGGACTTAAGCATCCTGACCGTATCGGCCGCGTATATGGAATGATCAACGGAATCGAGGGATTCCTTCAGGGACATATGATGGACATCGGCTCTTTAGACCAGACAAACGAACTGGAAATGGTACGCACCACGCCAGGCGCATATCTCGGCTCCTGCCGCTACAAACTGCCGGAAAGCCTGGAGGATGCGGTGTATCCACAGCTTTTCCAGAAATTTGAGGAGCTTGGCATCGGCTATTTCTTCTATATCGGGGGAAACGATTCCATGGATACGGTCAGCAAACTGTCCCGCTACGCCCAGACTATCGGCAGCGATATCCGCTTCATTGGCGTGCCAAAGACCATCGACAATGACCTGGTAGAGACGGATCATACGCCGGGATACGGAAGCGCCGCCAAATACGTTGCCACCGTAGTAAGGGAGATTTCTGCTGACGCCACCGTCTATGACAACAAGCAGTCTGTAACCATCGTGGAGATCATGGGACGCCATGCCGGATGGCTAACCGCCGCCAGCATTCTTGCCCGCAAATTCGAGGGGGACAACCCTGTGCTCATCTATGTGCCGGAGGTTGCCTTTGACCAAGAGGCATTTATCGCCAAGGTAACTGAATCCTTGAAGCATACGCCCAATCTGGTCGTCTGCATCTCAGAGGGAATCCATGACGAGGATGGCACTTTTATCTGCGAATACTCCAGCGAAGTAGGAACCGATACCTTCGGGCACAAGATGCTGACTGGCTCCGGCAAATATCTGGAGAACCTTGTCAAGGAGCGGCTGGGCGTCAAGGTCCGCTCTATAGAACTAAATGTATGCCAGCGCTGTTCCTGCGCCCACTTGTCCAGAGTCGATCTTGACGAGTCAGAGAATGCCGGCATATTTGCCGTGCTGTCCGCCCTTGCAGGAGAGACCGGCAAGATGATCAACTTCATCCGTAACAAAAGCGTTCCTTATGAACTGTCGTATGGCACTGCCGATGTCAACATCATCTGCAACCAGGAGAAGACCGTGCCTTTGGAGTGGATCATTGCGGACGGTTCCGACATCAGCAATGAATTCATCGACTATGTGCGCCCGCTGACCCAAGGATTTGTAGAACTGCCTACCAAGAACGGAATACCGCTTTTCGCTTATAGAAAATAG